AAAAATTTGCGGAGATCGCAAAAACGCATGCCAACACCACCATTAAAAATCATTTCCGCCCGGATTACAGTTCCTATCACGTGATAGACTATGATCCTGCTACCGGCGCAGTAGTACAGAAAAAAACACACCAGGGTTATGCAGACAGCTCTGCATGGTCCCGCGGCCAGGCATGGGGCCTCTATGGCTATACCATGATGTACCGTGAAACAAAAGATAAAAAATACCTGGAACAGGCAAAACACATCGCAGAATATATTCTGAACAATCCGAATATGCCTGCTGATCTCGTGCCTTACTGGGATTACAACGCTCCAAACATTCCTAACGCACTGCGTGATGTTTCCGCTGCCGCTGTAGCAGCTTCCGCACTGCTGGAACTGAGCAAGTACACCGACAAAGCCACCGGCAACCGCTACTGGGGCTCAGCTGAGAAAATGCTGACCAGCCTCTGCAGCCCTGCCTACCTGGCCCAAGAAGGTGAAAACAATGACTTCATCCTCATGCATAGCGTGGGCTCACTGCCTCATAATTCTGAGGTAGACGTGCCGCTGACCTATGCGGATTACTATTTTGTTGAGGCGCTCTTGCGCTATAAACAATGGGCTAAATAATATCTTAAAGGCAACGGGGTGTCGGTTTTCCGATACCCCCTTTTTTGTGTCTACGCTGTAGCGATCACAAAAATTTTAAGTTATTAAAAGCTCATAAAGCATTTATGATTATTAAAGCAGTAGCTCCGCTACTGCTTTTCAGTTCCGCCCCTTCGGGGCGGTGGGCGCTTTCGCTAAGGAGTAATTTAATATTTGATTACCTTTTCAATCCCAGCTAGTGAACAGAAGAAAGTTTTTACAGGCCGTACCCCTTGCCGGTATCGCTTCTACATTATCCACTGAAAAAGGTTTTGCCAGCGACCTCGCCGCAACAGCTGCTGCCAAACCCGCCAGCGACAGAGATTATAACGTACAGTTACTTTTGCGTATATCCAATCCCGTTATAAATGCACTGAGCGAAGGGAAACTGAAGGCACAGATGCCAACAGAAAAGGGGCCTGATTATGCAAAGCCGGTAGATAAAGTAACCTACCTCGAAGCCTTCGGTCGTACGATGTCAGGGCTGGCGCCATGGCTCAACCTCCCTGCAGACAATACACCTGAAGGTATTCAAAGAGCAAGGCTGTTAGCAGCTACACATGCCGCCATGGACCATGCTACTAATCCCGGCTCGCCCGACTTCATGAACTTTACCGGTAAATTCGACTCGCAGCCCCTGGTGGACGGCGCTTTCCTGGCGCTGGGTTTACTTCGTGGCAAAGACCAGATATGGGGAAAACTGCCAGCATCCGTTCAGCAGCAAACGATTACTGCCTTGAAGGAGCTACGCAGCATCAGGGCTTATACCAATAACTGGGTACTGTTTTCTGCCATCATTGAAGCATTTCTGTTGCAGGTAGATGCCGGCTGGGACAGGCAACCAGTAGATTTTGCGGTGCAGAAAATGATGGACTGGTATAAAGGAGATAGCATGTACGGCGATGGTACTAAATTTCACTTCGATTATTACAATGCCTTCGTAATGCATCCCATGCTCACAGAAACCCTGCGTGTAATGGCAGAGAAGAACGTGGGCAGCAAAGAGCAATACGAACTCGCACATGCGCGTATGCAACGCTATGGCGTTATATTGGAAAGACAGATATCGCCGGAAGGCACCTTTCCGGTAGTGGGGCGCTCCATGCCTTACCGCAGTGGCGCTTTTCAGCCGCTGGCCATGCTGGCACTACAGGAACAATTACCAAAGGAAATCAATCCGGCACAGGTAAGGTCCGCACTAACGGCAGTGAATAAACGAATTTATGAAGCGCCAGGTACATTTGATAAAGATGGCTGGTTACAGATAGGTTTCTGTGGTCATCAGCCGGAGATCGCCGAAGGATATATTTCTACCGGTAGTCTGTACCTTTGCACCAATAGCTTCCTGCCACTGGGATTACCGGCAGCACATAGCTTCTGGACAGCACCTGCTGCCGACTGGACGGCCAAAATGGCTTACAGTGGCGGCAAAATACGACGTGACCACGCAATAGATAATTAAGGATACCGGCAGCCGCGAACGATTTGCCCGACGCTGTTATGAATAAATCACCACGTTAGTGAATGTATTAGCAGCGGTATCAGCGGCTGCCATTTTTTTTGATTGCTGTTACGTTGAACGTAAGTTTTCATGTTAGTGATACCTGCTGTAATTGTTTGAAAATCGTGATTGAATATGTATATTTAATCTCAATTTTTACCAACGATCCCTATGTCCCGTTATTGTTTGAAACTACTTTTTGTAGTGTTCTTTTTTTGCAGTTGTTCACATCAGGAAAAAACTATCCAAAACAGACTTTTCTCCCAATCAAATGCTGTTGAACGCATCACTCACTGGAATATAACCACTTCATTTTATGCTGATACCGCTGCCGTTTCAAAAGGCAGGTACATGGATTCCAATTATCTCTCCATAGCCGGTGTTGATGAGAATAATATTGAACTTAATATCTTTAACAAACTTCCTGGAATATTTACAAGTAAAAAGATAAAGTGGGAGACTGATACTAATTCTTATCCACTGATACAGCTACTGAATGACACCGCCAGAAGACCTGCTGTAAAATACCTCCTGACAACGTTATATTCAAACCAGGATACCAATGTGGTATTACTCGTCAATGCGGCTCAGGCACTCCGGGTTCATCTGAATAATAAATTGATGTACGCACTTCCATTTAAAAAAAGCCAGGCTAAATTTTATGAAGACTATATTCCTGTTCATTTGAATAAAGGAGAAAATACGCTGATGGTTAAGGTCGGTGTTCATGATTTTTCTTCTTCCATCCCGCACTGGCATTTTAGCGCCGCTATTGCAACAGCAGACTACGCCCGGGAAAATTATGCCAGAGAATATGCATTTGATATTTTGAAGAAATCATGTATTCCCGCAGGATCAGCTGCTGGTATTTACATAGGACCATATATTGGTGATACTACCGTACATTATATACTAAGAGATGATTCGGGTCTTATTATTCAACAGGCGGGGTTAAACAAACTGGCTACAGATACGCTGACAGGATATGCAACATTGCCGCTGGCAGACAGTCTCCAGGAAAAGTTAATCAGTCTTGAGGTGCAAACTTCGAAAGGTACACTTAAGCAGGATTTTTATTATGGAGATTTCAAAGATTATTTTAAGAGATTGTCAGCTGATTATGAAGAAATTGCAGGTAGTGTCGGCTCTGACAGGGATCGTATAAACCTGGATGCCGCCTTCGGAAGGCTTTCATATTTATTGAAGACTTTTGTAACAGGTGATTTTTCTACGGTCAGGTACTGGGATCGTAATCGCATACAGTTTGCGAAGGAATTATCAGGCTATTTCAGGAGGTGTAAAGCTAATCCAGGCAAACAGGTTCCATACGAAGGATTTATCCATGGATTCAGGTCAGGACTGGATACGAGCTTGCAATACTATCTTTTTCATGCTGATACAAAGATGATGAAGCGAGGCCAAAAAGTTCCGTTGTTGGTTATTATGCCCTTTCCCACCAATAATGATGCGCCATTGCTTAAAAGCTGGTTTATATCCAATTATGATCAGCTGTCCTGGGATTCGCGTCTGGCCGATGAAAACGGTTTTGCGGTGATGTGGGTTAATCTCCGTGGAAATCCTGGTGTGAATGCTATAAGCTACCATGACCTAACAGAATGTATTAAAGATGCAAGTGCAACCTGTAACATAGATACAACAGCCATATTTGTGCTAGGTAATAGTGCCGCCGCCACCAAAACGCTGGTACATGCTGTACGAAGGCCTAATCTGATCGCCGGCTGTGCATTGGTTAATCCCGTTTTGGATCGACCTGTTGCTTCAGACTCTTTGCCACATGATCATTTAGAGACCACTGATTTGTTAGGGAATCTCTATAACAGTCATGTATTTATCAAATGTAGCATAGGAGATGAGAAGGTGCCGGTAGATAGAATAAAATCTTTTTATGATGATTATAAACGCAATTTTAATTCTTCCTCACTACTGATTGCAAAAGAAGGCAGCCATCTTAGTGCCCCCAGAGATTATTACCGTGATGTGTTTGTTTACTTTAAAAATAAATATAGGGCATTACATCCTGCAGAAATCAGATTTTCAACATACTCGACCCAGTATAACAGCAGTGGATGGCTGTCAGTGCACGATCTCAGGCCGCATTCCCAGGGAACTATAAATGCCCGGTTAACTGGTGATACATTGCTTATCCATAGCAATAATATTGGTAAAGTGACAATACGTGTTCAGGATTTACCAATATCTAGTGAAAAAGTTTACATTAAATTGAATAGCAATCCGGTATTCTCGTGTATTAAAAGTAATCGTAAAGACGTTGACCTGGTAATTGAGTCAATTAAAGAGAATGAGTCTCATACGCCAGAGGAAGTGTTTTGTAAACCGGTTTTGTTGGTATATGGTATTGAGGCTGGAAATCTTGAGGCCATATTCTCTCAAAACTGGCGACGTAAATATTTTTCTTCCTGCCCAAAAAAGTTAGATACAAACGTTACTGCTGCTGATCTTCAGCATTACAATCTTTTATTACTGGGAGATGTCAACAATAACAAGATAATAAAGCAATTGGCAGAGAAGAAGGTACTATCAGTTGCTAACAGGATAGTAACTTTCAATGGGTTTTCCTTTCCTGAAAAGAACCTTAGTTACCTTACTTTAGTTAGTCCCTTTAATACAGTTAATAAATGTCAGTTATTATATACGAGTGAGTGTACAGATGTACTGCCAGTCAGGGATATCTCAAATGAAAATGTGTATACGTTCAGGTCTTTCAGGAAGGAAGGGGAGAAATATGTACTGGAGCAGTCAGGTATGTTCTAGGTGAATACCTGGTCGGGAATATGGAAATACGTTTTATTTGAAAAGGAGTTATCAATACATGGTATTTCAACTGTATTGATAACTCTTTTTTTATCTTACTTATTTACCAAATTTCCTTGGATAATAGGAGAGCGTAATCATAAAATATTGCCGGAGTACATTATTGACTGTGAAAAACTGGGTGTTCCCATTAATATTATTAATGATGCCTTTATTTTCGTGTAACAGGTCAAGTGCAGATATTTTTATTTCGCCCTTGTTTGCAGGAAGAAAGCGATATGCTACGCTGGCATTCCAAATGGTGTAATAAATGGGAGTCGTGTTGTTTGAGCTATTTTTGTTATAGGTTATATTGCTGTTCCAGATTACGTTTACTGGAAATTGAATTGATCCTGCAAACTTAGCATGCTGGTTGAAGCTTTTAAACGTATTACTTTTATATCCTTGTTGTACGGTAGCGTAAAAATCGATGCCTTCTTCCAGTGAAAAGTTTAGGAAATCACGTACACGGAAACTTAATCCAAGAACTTCTGATTGATTGACGCCATTGGATAAATTCATAGTGCCATTGATAAATTGCGGGTATTTCACAAAAGTGAGTATATAACGCCCATTGATTTCATAGGTCTTAGTTAATTTTTCTATAGCCTTTTTCAATGTTCCCGTAACAACTATATTACGGTATCCGTCGTGATTAGCTGCATAAATAACCTGCCTGCCCAAACTGTCATATACCAGGCTGTCAATCATTTTGTCTTTGATGGAGAGGTAGTTAAAAGCCAGTACTGCAGAAAATGGATTTTTTGATTTACGGGTAATTAATTCCTGGCTGGCAGAGATTTTTGTTTCATATTCCGGTTTCAAACCAGGGTTTCCCTTATAAATGTAGGTGGTGTTGGAACTGTCTGTTAACGGTGCTATTTTATTCGCATCGGGGAAGTTCACATTCCTGTTATAGTTTAAATTTGATTTTAATTCATAGTTCCCGTACTGATGATCCGTATAGGTAAAAGATGCATCTGGAACAAAAGTGGAATAAGCGTAGTTAAAGTTTTGAATGTTTTGGGCCCCCTCGTTTCTATATTTAAAGAATTTATTTTTAACATTTACTTCGATATATGCATACCGGCCATACCTATTGGTAAGGCCTCTCATAATTGTCCTGGTGAAGGATAACCCTGGTGTGAAATCCTGCCGGTATGCCTTTCTGTGGTTGGATAAATAGTTGTTGATCGTATAGTCGCCTTTGAGGAGGTCGCGGTCCAGTACTATGTCGTCATTTACCTGGTTCTGTAATAATACTTGCGTAATAGCACTCATCGTAATGCCAGCAAGGTTGGTGTTTCTTCCAAAGATGAGCGGTTTGAGTCCGGGGTAAATGATATTAAAGGTATGTGCGAATCCAGATTCATTCAGGCGGGAATAGAGTCTGTCAAAGGTCATATTAGCCGTTGGAGAGGTAGTAGAAGTGAAGTCGCTTACATTTTTACTATTACCATATTTGCCGGCAGTTTTAAAAAAATAGCTAAAGCTAAATGCCTTGGAGACTCTTTTTTTATCATATGGATTCTGACGTTTGGTGTAATCCATTCCCAGGTTTATGTCCCAGGAGTTATTGTGGGTATCGGTCATTGTATGACTGCTGCTGATGATTCCATCAGCGGTTCTGCTAATTATGCTATTGTTTTCAGCGGTTTTGTTGTCGTTCAGTGCATTGGCAGTACCTGAGATTTTAAGTACATTATATTCCGTGCTTTTCTCATATTGTGCATTGAACGCGTGTTTGGTAGTATTGGAAAAACTGTTATTGTGAAAGTCTCGGGTTATGGTGGAATCTGGCCCCAGGAACGTTATTCCCCGACCTGTTTCCAGTGTTTGATTAGTATTGTTATTCAGAAAATAGTCCCATTTGAGCCTGTTAGTCGTTTGAAAGGCTACCTGCGGAACGAAATCATATTGAAACCGGGCGCCGGCCATTACTGGTTTGTTAAGACCATTCATATTAAAATTTGATTGATAGTCAACATTGATTCCATCAGATTTAAATGCGCTACTTTTAAATAGTAGGTCTACGTTATCGGCCAGCTTATTTATATTGTTGGTGGCTGCTACAAGGCTTGATTGTAACTTTTTGTTATAGCCACTTAGCATGACATCAGCAGCATATCGTTTATCGGTTCCGAGTCCGGCGGCGGCTTTTCCAAAGTATCCGGACTTTTTATCTTCTTTCAGGATGATATTGGCAAACATGGTTGAATCCAGCGGATTTTTTTCGTTTGCCTGTTGATATACCTGTAGCTTATTCACTGCATTTTTGGGCAGGTTTTGGGTGACGCTGGTAATAGATCCTCCCATAAAAGGCTTGCCATCTACTGTTACTGCATTAATTTTTTTGCCATTAAAAGTTATATCGCCGTCGCCCCATATGGTAAAGCCTGGCAAACGGCGAATCAGATCTTCAGTTGTGGCAGCAGTATCAAGCCGGAATGCATCAGCATTAAATTCCAGCGTGTCACCATTCATTCTGACAGGAGCAAGTGCTGTTATCTGTACTTCCTGTAATCTGCCTCCTTTATCTTCAGCAGTAAACTGATGGATATAAAGTGTACCTGTATTAATAATTGTACGATTTTTATCCAGAGTAAATATATATGTCAGGCTTTTATAGCCGATATGAGATATTACCAGTTGTAAAGGAATATCCAGGGGTAATGCACTAATGGTAAACTCACCAAAATTATTAGGAATGGTGAATTGTATCAGTGTTGTATCGGACAGATTATATACGGCAACGGTTGCACTGGAAAGGACGAAATTCTGTGTGGAATCTTTAACAGCACCTTTAATACTGCCAATATTTGTACTGGAATTTTTGACTTGACCTTCAACTATAATGCAGTTTAATATTAAACTGATAGCCAGAAAAGAAAATACGAGATATTTCAAGCGTCGGTAAACGTTTAAATAATGGCAGAACAATTAATTGAGTTGTTTCAGACTTCCATCTTCACTGAGAGCAGTAAGTGTAAATTGGAAATTAAAATACCCTTCCTCTTTATAGTAATAGCTTTTATAGGTCCTGCTGAAAGCAATAGGGGCTCCCAGTTGCCTTAAACACGTAATGTATTGTCTGGCCGAGCGTTCTGAAACCCTGAGTTTTTTTGATAGTTCAAGCGGTGTACCGGTTTTTTTATGGGTAATAAGATAGTCGATTGCCGATAGCCTCTCAATAATTAGTGGCAACATAGGGAATTGATAATTAAAAGGCTGAAAATGGCAGACCAGGAATGAAAGACCAGATTAATAACCAGCTATTCGATTCATGCCTCCAGATTTGCCCGGGTAATAATGTATGATTAGGTTGATAGTCTCTTTATTAATTGTCGACAGCTAACGTTGGTTGAAAATTCCATTTAAACCCTAAATATGCCGGGTTATAAGTCTTATTTTAAAATTATATTTTTAATACCATATTGTTTTTAATATTTCTTAACAATATAAGTATAATTTCTATTTATTTTTAAATAACTCTGCCTGAAAAAAGATGACTTGATAAAATTTTAATAACAAGGGAGAGGCTTACCATGGCTATTACCATATTTTCAGGTGATATATTTACGCGCAAAAAATAGCCGGGAAAGAATAATCTTATCATGTATGACTTGATTATCGCCCCCGGCTACCAGTTGTTTATCCTTTCATTTTCATTTTTACAATCACTGGGTTACTCTTCCTGTTTTGGGTTTGAAAGAACTGTTCCAGTACTGCCGGATATTGTGGACTTTTGTCTTTGTTCTTTTCTTTTTCTGCGAACAATTTTAGTGCGGAAACTGAAGAATAGAAATGATTGGAATAATAGTCAAGGCCATTAACACGTGCACTCTGTCCCAAAAAGGGTAGGTAAAAGTTTGCCGCATCCGGCGTCAGTCTTTCCATTGAAATTAGTTGCCCGGTGGATAAATTATATGCAAAGTTGTATTGATTTTTACTCTCAGAACCTGCCTGAGTAATGTATACACTGGTATTAATCTTGAAGAATAAATAGGGCGGTTTCTGGAAAATATTGCTGACTTCCATAATAATATTCTGGTCCTGGCTCAACGTTTTTCTAATGCTATCAATTACACTGACATTATTAGAGCTATAGTATGATCTGGAAATAGTTCTGTCTGCCGGAAAAACAAACTGGTAAACCTTTTCAGCTTTATCTTTATTTACTTTATACACCAGGTGTTCCAACGGTAATGCGATAAAAAAACTGCCATCCTGTACTATTCGCAGTTTTTTAAAGTAGCCTTTCAGCATGCAGATACCCAGATTGTCTTTTTGGTTAATAGGCAGCAATGATTTGTAAAGATTATCTCCCTTAAAAATATTTATGCGATGATAAATACTGTCTTTGGGTACCACGCCATGACCAAGATGAATATTGGTAAAGCTGGCGTAATAATTATTGCCTAGGGGAACAAAATCTTCACCATTGTTATCCACTGCTTTTTTTGAGGATGCCGGAATGGCTTTGCCATCAGTGGTAAACAATTTTAGTGTTGTCTTTTCGGTAACGGTATTATATATCAATAAATTTACTACCTCTTTTTGCTTATCAAGGAAAATATCTAATTGTGTATTTTCGGACTCCTTAAATCGGGAGATAAACTTACCGTCAGTAGCGAAGAATAAAATGCTTTTTGTATCCCAGTCATATACAATATAGCTTTTGTCTGTAATGATCAGCCGTGATATATCGCCAAACAGACTTTCTTTATTGGTTTCCAGTGGGATATACTCAATTTTTTCAAAAAAGTCATTGACATTACCGCCGTAGGCCGATGCCGGATCAATTCTGATTTTGGTAACCTCCTGCGAGAATACTGTCTTGGAAAAGGATAGCACTAGTGCTAACAAAGCAATTAAACGACATTTACTGATATTCATACCGGGCTTTTTAAAATAATTTATCACACAGCTGTTGATGTCTGAGCGCGATTAAATATAATCAGGAATATACAACAGGTAAATAGAAATCCAAATCCTATAAGCTGCGTGGTAATGGCTACATTCTGAATAATACTTGCGCAGCCACAGTCACTGTCTGTATATATGTATAATGCCAGGTTATAAAGCAGGTAAAACAGTATTATGCCGGCAGAACCAATGAAAGACCATTTGTTTCGTTTGAATATCAGGAACAGCATTGCCAGTATGTTTAACACCGGTAATGCAATTGCCAGCCATCCTACTGTGGCCACAGAAAAGAAATGGCTCATGCCAATTTTAGTAGCAATCGCATCTTTGTGTTTGATATGTAGTATTGCCATAAATGCCAGCGCACATGCCAGCAGGGCAACTATTGCCTCCTTCAGAATTTTTTTCATAGATCAGATTTTATCAGGTATTTCACTATAATGCTTTTACGGTACATGACAGATACGACATTACCACTTACAGCAATGCTCATCGGAGGAAATTTATTATCCAGTTCCGGAATATAGAAGCTCTTCCTATATTTTCCGCCTGCTGAAAGGTCATAGATATCTACAGTAGGCACTTTGTCTGCATTTATGGAATTAAGCAGGAATAGCTGATTGCCATCTATACTGCTGCCAGGAAAGAAGGTTACATTAGGGGAGATTTCCTGGTGTTGTACTCCTGGCGCAATTTCTTTGTAATAGGCCTTAGGAGCGGGTGTCTGATCAACAGTCTTTGATGCATATCGGAACTCCCCGGTAGCCTTGTCGAAGGCTATAAAAAAGCCGGTAAATGAACAATGGAATACGACATAATTTGAATTTGAAGCGGATATGAAATTACCGTCGTAGGCTAACTCAATTCCTGGTACTGAATCTTTAGTGCCAATAATTTCTTTCAGATCGTAATTATGTTTTATTGAATCTCCTGCAAATAAGTTCCTGATTATAAAGTTTGCATCTGCTGATTTTTCATTTGGCTGGAAGTGTATGGTGGTACTGTCTGTGAGGAACATTGCTCTGAAAACGGCCGCACTCGCCGGGATGCTTCGGGTGCTGATTTGTTTGAAATCCGGCTGGTCAGTCGGGTTGCTTTCCCGGTGAAATATTTTTAAACGCCTGTCACTAAAATCATAAAAGCGAAGATCGTTATTGATATATTCATAATTCATTATCTGGGTCCTTTTGTGCAGCGAAAAAGTGAACAGGGAACGCAGGTCTTTGGCAGACAAAAAATGTATTGTTCCATTTTTGAAATCGAGTGCTCCCATCAGGGTTGTATCTATTTGCTTGATACTTAAAAGAGAAGAAGAAGCAACCTCGGTACGGGAAACCTCTGCGAGGGTATCTGTATAGTTTCTGCTGAAATTCCACGTATATCCATCCTCTTTTGATTTATAGCTGATGGAAACTTTACCTTTATAAAACTGGTAATTTTTGGAAGAATTGTTACAGCTGAGCATTAAAAGCCCCGCAAATAAGCATAGATATATGCTGAAAATTTTCATAATGCTTGTCGGTTCATAGTTGTCGGAGTATAGCTTGTACTATTAATACTGGTAATTTTGTCCGACTGAAATAAAGAGGGATTCGCTGCCAATACGAATATTGGCAGCGAATAGGTATCTGTTCTAAAAGGAATAATTATTGCCAATGAGGAACCCCGGTGGCATCAACTCTTGTACCGTCGTTGAATACTACCACACAAGTTTTGTCGTTAGTAGCATCACAGGTGGATTTACCTTCTCCGGCATCAGTAAATGAAAACAGTAGTGTGGCAACAAAAAGTGCACAAAATGAATAGACAATATTTTTCATAATAATTTTTTTGTAAAGAGCAGTTGCGCTGTTATTTCCGGTAATATAGCTGTCGCTTTAAATGATGGCCAGAATTACTTCTGCCATATCATATCGCCAGTCGAATAAATAGTGTAATCCGGCATGTGGACGGTACAACTTGAATTGTTGCTTTGATCGCAGGTCCAATGATATTGCTCACCTGCATCAGTAAAAGCGGAGGCTGCAAAACCTATGGTGATAATGACAGCCACTAACAATAATTTGCGGATTTTCATGATAAGTGTTCTGGGAGTGAAGTAATTTTAATTAGATGTCCATGCACCTGTTGAATCAAGAATGGTAGTACCATCTTTAGCAGTAATTTTACATACATGGTCATTCACCTTATTGCAGGTGCCATAATTGTTTTCATCGGCACCGGTAAATGAAGAAAATGAAATAACAGCCATAACAGCAATCAACGGAATAGTTATCCGCTTCAATAGTTTCTTAGACATAAGAAAAAGTTGGGTTGAGAAATATTTTGACGCTTAAAAATAATTGTGATCACGGCAAGATATTTACCGTATGGTATTATTTACTGAAAACTTATCATGGTTGTAAAATCCGGGCTGCGGCTGATTTAATACTATCGACTTCTGCAGAAGGTACTTTTACTGGCATCTCTGTAATATACCTGGCAACTTTCCTGCAATTCAATGTATCCTTCATTTGAAGCAGGAGGTTCATTTCTTTATACTTTGGTATAAAGCGGGATGGCAGGTAATATCCCAGCCACTGATATACTTCCAGTGCTTTGTCGTATTGGCCTGTATTGTAATAAGCCTGCCCTAATTTTTCTATTGTTCTTTTACTGATGAAGTATTTGCGTGCCGATTCCAGTACTATGACAGCTTTGCTATTTGTGGCGCTATCCAGTAAAAGATTTTCACCATAACACGTCAGCAACTTTCCGTCAGCAGGTAACTCACGCTGCAGTTTTTCGTATTCTGCTGTGAGGGCAGGAGACGGAGACAGGTATTTTAACTTATCCCATTGATATTTGGCATGCATAGTGTACAAGGCGGAACCGGTGGTAAACAATAAAAGTAAGAAGGCTATCGTGAGAAGCAGATAGCTGAGAGCTGTGGATGTTAACTTTTTGAAGTTTGGTAAAGGTGTTCGCTTTTCTGATACACTAAAAACGAACGCAAAACAAAGGGCTAGCAGCAGCATAAATACATTGACATGGAAAG
This window of the Chitinophaga sp. Cy-1792 genome carries:
- a CDS encoding glycoside hydrolase family 88 protein, yielding MKRKLIIPLLLSVLCMQSYAQQGKANKELLKKADETLQFAARQYKLMAQHLPDSVLPKTTSKTGTLETSNSRWWCSGFYPGTEWYLYEYTKDPAFKAEALKRMAIIEKEKNNKGTHDLGFMMYCPFGNAYRITKDPAYKAVLLTSAASLSTRFNPTVGCIKSWDHGTWKFPVIIDNMMNLELLTWATKAGGDKKFAEIAKTHANTTIKNHFRPDYSSYHVIDYDPATGAVVQKKTHQGYADSSAWSRGQAWGLYGYTMMYRETKDKKYLEQAKHIAEYILNNPNMPADLVPYWDYNAPNIPNALRDVSAAAVAASALLELSKYTDKATGNRYWGSAEKMLTSLCSPAYLAQEGENNDFILMHSVGSLPHNSEVDVPLTYADYYFVEALLRYKQWAK
- a CDS encoding DUF2264 domain-containing protein; this translates as MNRRKFLQAVPLAGIASTLSTEKGFASDLAATAAAKPASDRDYNVQLLLRISNPVINALSEGKLKAQMPTEKGPDYAKPVDKVTYLEAFGRTMSGLAPWLNLPADNTPEGIQRARLLAATHAAMDHATNPGSPDFMNFTGKFDSQPLVDGAFLALGLLRGKDQIWGKLPASVQQQTITALKELRSIRAYTNNWVLFSAIIEAFLLQVDAGWDRQPVDFAVQKMMDWYKGDSMYGDGTKFHFDYYNAFVMHPMLTETLRVMAEKNVGSKEQYELAHARMQRYGVILERQISPEGTFPVVGRSMPYRSGAFQPLAMLALQEQLPKEINPAQVRSALTAVNKRIYEAPGTFDKDGWLQIGFCGHQPEIAEGYISTGSLYLCTNSFLPLGLPAAHSFWTAPAADWTAKMAYSGGKIRRDHAIDN
- a CDS encoding S9 family peptidase, with the translated sequence MSRYCLKLLFVVFFFCSCSHQEKTIQNRLFSQSNAVERITHWNITTSFYADTAAVSKGRYMDSNYLSIAGVDENNIELNIFNKLPGIFTSKKIKWETDTNSYPLIQLLNDTARRPAVKYLLTTLYSNQDTNVVLLVNAAQALRVHLNNKLMYALPFKKSQAKFYEDYIPVHLNKGENTLMVKVGVHDFSSSIPHWHFSAAIATADYARENYAREYAFDILKKSCIPAGSAAGIYIGPYIGDTTVHYILRDDSGLIIQQAGLNKLATDTLTGYATLPLADSLQEKLISLEVQTSKGTLKQDFYYGDFKDYFKRLSADYEEIAGSVGSDRDRINLDAAFGRLSYLLKTFVTGDFSTVRYWDRNRIQFAKELSGYFRRCKANPGKQVPYEGFIHGFRSGLDTSLQYYLFHADTKMMKRGQKVPLLVIMPFPTNNDAPLLKSWFISNYDQLSWDSRLADENGFAVMWVNLRGNPGVNAISYHDLTECIKDASATCNIDTTAIFVLGNSAAATKTLVHAVRRPNLIAGCALVNPVLDRPVASDSLPHDHLETTDLLGNLYNSHVFIKCSIGDEKVPVDRIKSFYDDYKRNFNSSSLLIAKEGSHLSAPRDYYRDVFVYFKNKYRALHPAEIRFSTYSTQYNSSGWLSVHDLRPHSQGTINARLTGDTLLIHSNNIGKVTIRVQDLPISSEKVYIKLNSNPVFSCIKSNRKDVDLVIESIKENESHTPEEVFCKPVLLVYGIEAGNLEAIFSQNWRRKYFSSCPKKLDTNVTAADLQHYNLLLLGDVNNNKIIKQLAEKKVLSVANRIVTFNGFSFPEKNLSYLTLVSPFNTVNKCQLLYTSECTDVLPVRDISNENVYTFRSFRKEGEKYVLEQSGMF
- a CDS encoding outer membrane beta-barrel protein, whose translation is MKYLVFSFLAISLILNCIIVEGQVKNSSTNIGSIKGAVKDSTQNFVLSSATVAVYNLSDTTLIQFTIPNNFGEFTISALPLDIPLQLVISHIGYKSLTYIFTLDKNRTIINTGTLYIHQFTAEDKGGRLQEVQITALAPVRMNGDTLEFNADAFRLDTAATTEDLIRRLPGFTIWGDGDITFNGKKINAVTVDGKPFMGGSITSVTQNLPKNAVNKLQVYQQANEKNPLDSTMFANIILKEDKKSGYFGKAAAGLGTDKRYAADVMLSGYNKKLQSSLVAATNNINKLADNVDLLFKSSAFKSDGINVDYQSNFNMNGLNKPVMAGARFQYDFVPQVAFQTTNRLKWDYFLNNNTNQTLETGRGITFLGPDSTITRDFHNNSFSNTTKHAFNAQYEKSTEYNVLKISGTANALNDNKTAENNSIISRTADGIISSSHTMTDTHNNSWDINLGMDYTKRQNPYDKKRVSKAFSFSYFFKTAGKYGNSKNVSDFTSTTSPTANMTFDRLYSRLNESGFAHTFNIIYPGLKPLIFGRNTNLAGITMSAITQVLLQNQVNDDIVLDRDLLKGDYTINNYLSNHRKAYRQDFTPGLSFTRTIMRGLTNRYGRYAYIEVNVKNKFFKYRNEGAQNIQNFNYAYSTFVPDASFTYTDHQYGNYELKSNLNYNRNVNFPDANKIAPLTDSSNTTYIYKGNPGLKPEYETKISASQELITRKSKNPFSAVLAFNYLSIKDKMIDSLVYDSLGRQVIYAANHDGYRNIVVTGTLKKAIEKLTKTYEINGRYILTFVKYPQFINGTMNLSNGVNQSEVLGLSFRVRDFLNFSLEEGIDFYATVQQGYKSNTFKSFNQHAKFAGSIQFPVNVIWNSNITYNKNSSNNTTPIYYTIWNASVAYRFLPANKGEIKISALDLLHENKGIINNINGNTQFFTVNNVLRQYFMITLSYYPRKFGK
- a CDS encoding HTH domain-containing protein → MLPLIIERLSAIDYLITHKKTGTPLELSKKLRVSERSARQYITCLRQLGAPIAFSRTYKSYYYKEEGYFNFQFTLTALSEDGSLKQLN